In Methylomonas sp. ZR1, one DNA window encodes the following:
- a CDS encoding phage late control D family protein, protein MPDSAFTSSRPTIKIDGEQREDLQQALLAMQVNLPLHGCAHAELQLSNWGRPEGGQDPDFTLNDIALGAGVEIEMGSDTPQNLFSGEITAIEESYGEGAPNIALLLQDKLHRLARSRHNRSFEDQSPDELVQAIAGEAGLQTDASLSGITATWHQLNESDLAFLLRIGNRFDIAVRLAGNTLRAKAEEADPNPVELSAQDSALKVRLIADLNHQPLSSQVNGYNLASADPVDFTADAMTPAPTGTSAAAALGNLSWPGPEIVPQPFPGTSSEAEAYAKAAFKRQAKRFIQGEIVCQGEATLKPGREIELDGVSPRLKGRYQIVHCVHRFDNNSGFETHLKVNKGGWQS, encoded by the coding sequence ATGCCCGATTCCGCCTTCACCAGCTCCCGCCCGACGATCAAAATCGACGGCGAACAACGCGAAGACCTGCAACAGGCCTTGCTGGCGATGCAGGTCAATCTGCCCTTGCACGGCTGCGCGCATGCCGAATTGCAGTTGTCCAATTGGGGTAGACCGGAAGGCGGGCAAGACCCCGACTTTACTTTGAACGACATAGCCTTGGGTGCCGGCGTGGAAATCGAAATGGGCAGCGACACTCCGCAAAATCTGTTCAGCGGCGAGATTACCGCCATTGAAGAAAGCTACGGCGAAGGCGCGCCCAACATCGCGCTGCTATTACAAGACAAATTGCATAGGCTGGCCCGCAGCCGGCATAACCGCAGCTTTGAAGATCAAAGCCCGGACGAACTAGTGCAAGCCATCGCCGGCGAGGCGGGCCTGCAAACCGATGCGTCACTGTCCGGCATCACCGCCACCTGGCATCAACTCAACGAAAGTGATTTGGCCTTTCTGCTGCGCATCGGCAATCGCTTTGACATAGCCGTGCGCTTGGCAGGCAATACCTTACGGGCCAAGGCCGAAGAAGCCGATCCCAACCCGGTCGAGCTCAGCGCCCAGGACAGCGCCCTGAAAGTGCGCTTAATCGCCGATTTGAATCATCAACCGCTCAGCAGCCAAGTCAATGGCTATAACCTAGCTAGCGCCGACCCGGTGGATTTTACGGCCGACGCAATGACGCCGGCGCCCACCGGCACCAGCGCGGCGGCGGCTTTAGGCAATCTGAGCTGGCCCGGCCCGGAAATCGTCCCGCAGCCCTTTCCCGGCACCAGCAGCGAAGCCGAAGCCTATGCCAAGGCCGCATTCAAACGCCAAGCCAAACGCTTTATTCAAGGTGAAATTGTTTGCCAAGGCGAAGCGACTTTAAAACCTGGCCGGGAGATCGAGTTGGACGGCGTGTCGCCGCGCCTGAAAGGCCGCTACCAGATTGTGCATTGCGTGCACCGCTTCGATAACAACAGCGGCTTCGAGACACACCTGAAAGTCAACAAAGGCGGGTGGCAGTCATGA
- a CDS encoding putative baseplate assembly protein: MPLPVPNLDDRRFEDLVAEAKARLASHLPELAQIAPGDPLNSFVDLFAWLTETILYRANLIPERQRRVFLNLLQIPVRAARPAKGIVCVDAGPTSVLPAALLADGSQLRAGKQILTAVGELQPTCLSLQVLIKQKLEAADLAALGLTLQDLQEQYGLRNGQRPEPFQPRRFQPVKEVLDLTGSLDRSFYLACIAPRQLEGQIALLRSHLAGVAFNIGIAPADNLDGDAINELNPRKLIWELVSTGEAGETIYLPLDVLADSSKGGRQTGVVRLRLPKNPALFQAFVPTDPMFSGVGDRPPELADQVEAGRVAFWLRLRCPEHPNLQLGYLALNAVDVLAQGLKQDLLVGMGTGQPDQVVVLPNQNIDAATLQLDVEENGAWVRWQQVAFLAGQAADARVYRLNPQSGYVYFGDGTTGRRPPSGSRIRIAAYLFGGGSAGNLPAGSIKEVVNGSSRYKLRHEWPLSGGIDAETVEQAEKRIPQFLTHRNRAVTQQDFKIITEANPVNPVARAEVLVGFLPGASIRAARDDVPGVVSVFVLPPAEPAVGHTPKPNQGLLKDVFAYLLQRTMVGTELYVLSPEFVPIAVSVKVQVRDIETEQQTLRDVQQTLLEYLWPLAPGGARGAGWPLGGAVRANELLTQAARVAGVQAVNALSLFQRGSQGWRRLPADEPVNLTKYQLPELLGVRADSGSGTPALPDGIGLLEGQTPDDSLGVAVPVIPDIC; encoded by the coding sequence ATGCCATTACCGGTACCGAATTTAGACGACAGACGCTTCGAGGATTTGGTTGCCGAGGCCAAGGCCCGGCTGGCCAGCCATTTGCCGGAACTGGCGCAGATTGCCCCCGGCGACCCGCTCAACAGCTTTGTGGATTTATTCGCCTGGCTAACCGAAACCATTTTGTACCGCGCCAACTTAATTCCGGAACGGCAGCGCCGGGTGTTTTTAAATTTATTGCAAATTCCGGTGCGCGCCGCTAGGCCGGCCAAGGGCATAGTCTGCGTCGATGCCGGACCGACCAGCGTGTTGCCGGCGGCATTATTGGCGGACGGCAGCCAACTGCGGGCCGGAAAACAGATTTTGACGGCGGTCGGCGAATTGCAACCCACCTGCCTGAGCTTACAAGTGTTGATCAAACAGAAGTTGGAGGCTGCCGATCTGGCCGCGCTGGGTTTGACCTTGCAGGATTTGCAGGAACAGTACGGATTGCGCAACGGCCAACGTCCCGAGCCGTTTCAACCGCGCCGCTTCCAGCCGGTTAAGGAAGTGCTGGATCTGACCGGCAGTCTGGATCGCAGCTTTTACCTGGCCTGCATCGCCCCCAGGCAGCTGGAGGGCCAGATTGCCTTGCTGCGCAGCCATCTGGCCGGCGTGGCCTTCAATATCGGCATCGCGCCCGCCGACAATCTGGACGGCGACGCGATCAACGAACTGAATCCGCGCAAGCTGATTTGGGAGTTGGTTTCCACCGGCGAGGCCGGCGAAACGATTTATCTACCCTTGGATGTGCTGGCCGACAGCTCCAAAGGCGGCCGGCAAACCGGCGTGGTGCGCTTGCGCTTACCCAAAAATCCGGCGCTGTTTCAGGCGTTTGTACCGACCGATCCGATGTTCAGCGGTGTCGGCGATAGGCCGCCGGAATTGGCTGATCAAGTCGAAGCCGGCCGCGTGGCGTTTTGGTTGCGCTTGCGTTGCCCGGAACATCCCAACTTACAACTGGGCTACCTGGCGCTGAATGCCGTCGATGTGCTGGCCCAAGGCTTGAAACAGGATTTACTGGTGGGTATGGGTACCGGCCAGCCGGATCAGGTGGTGGTCTTGCCCAATCAAAATATCGATGCGGCGACCTTGCAACTGGATGTTGAGGAAAATGGTGCCTGGGTGCGTTGGCAACAGGTGGCTTTTCTTGCCGGTCAAGCCGCCGATGCCAGGGTGTATCGGCTCAATCCGCAGTCCGGTTACGTGTACTTTGGCGACGGCACGACCGGGCGACGGCCGCCGTCGGGTAGCCGGATTCGTATTGCGGCTTACTTATTTGGCGGCGGCAGCGCCGGTAATCTGCCCGCCGGGAGCATCAAGGAAGTGGTGAACGGCAGTTCGCGTTACAAGCTGCGTCACGAATGGCCGTTAAGCGGCGGCATTGATGCGGAAACGGTCGAGCAGGCGGAAAAACGCATCCCACAATTTCTGACCCATCGCAACCGGGCGGTGACGCAACAGGATTTCAAAATCATCACCGAAGCCAATCCCGTCAATCCGGTGGCCCGCGCCGAAGTGTTGGTGGGTTTTCTGCCCGGTGCCAGCATTCGTGCGGCGCGCGACGACGTGCCGGGAGTGGTCAGCGTATTCGTGCTGCCGCCGGCCGAACCGGCTGTGGGTCACACGCCCAAGCCCAACCAGGGCTTGTTGAAAGACGTGTTTGCCTATCTATTGCAGCGGACCATGGTCGGCACCGAATTGTATGTGTTAAGCCCGGAGTTCGTGCCGATTGCCGTCAGTGTGAAAGTGCAGGTGCGCGACATCGAAACCGAGCAACAAACCCTGCGCGACGTGCAGCAGACGCTGCTGGAATACCTGTGGCCGCTGGCACCCGGTGGCGCGCGCGGTGCCGGGTGGCCCTTGGGCGGCGCGGTGCGCGCCAACGAATTATTGACCCAGGCGGCGCGGGTGGCCGGGGTGCAGGCCGTGAATGCCTTGAGCCTGTTTCAACGCGGTAGCCAGGGTTGGCGACGTTTGCCCGCCGATGAGCCGGTCAACTTGACTAAATACCAGTTGCCCGAGCTGCTGGGTGTGCGCGCCGACAGCGGTTCCGGCACACCGGCCTTGCCGGACGGCATCGGCTTGCTGGAAGGCCAAACCCCGGACGATAGTTTGGGTGTCGCGGTACCGGTGATACCGGACATTTGTTGA
- a CDS encoding phage tail protein, with protein sequence MDVNNTPYFLMKGQADFEQGSSHLNWNAGLQALKLAQNQVLRLPAADPAAALLAWQNSVPLALDSFNQIGRLSADGARVEFNSGRGYLSLQDNELQDVVAPQGRFTDMAFASVAAGGKPGFGQPAGDGRLALPFSDGINQHGLLLFHLARRWQTFCTWGNAEGEDAASQMPLRACVDGEQRIWLISNSGLMLCSGEPLPLPYTPQPVRFEPEQANPHPLRRIWQQALPDGLQALALCCDLQQIFILCHDGIGAQAIVTRPLSALADEPFKIYACPAELPFAIDLALAADSSLPDSGRLAALVPRAADDAKFTQRDCPVLTLHWDSETNTGQARLLLERYPMLSQAVPRFVSSADGQLRYQAEADADFPAIAPRPRELHALRRPQFFLEGTALLHELDSGQVDTQWHRLYLDACIPPGCDIQIAVRVFASRQAVRPKPIEQPAPLWNPLPSELPFAASLAGQQAGTSGLFEILLQQPSGRVRQLRGRYLQIQVTLRGDGRQSPALHAIRVYYPRFSYQEAYFPEFYRQELSYDPVQAIGPANGADVRERLLAAFEGVLTPLEGRIAASEQLLAPEATPAANLPWLAEAVGGQLPSHWPEARQRRWLRDLTLMQQYKGTLAALNLALDIVSDGGVQRGEIVVLENFRLRRTMATILGIDMDDGDHPLTLGTGMSGNSIVGDSLILSESDARQFLALFAPELATADEAAQVKAFFAEYAHQVSILLHGRAVSLRTAVEDILTEQLPAHLQYRIIETEHPFVLGIAPLLGMDTFIETVPPFRRVTLDDTYLGHEGILKNPAAFSPEDINAQA encoded by the coding sequence ATGGACGTCAACAACACCCCGTATTTTTTAATGAAAGGCCAAGCCGATTTCGAACAGGGTTCCAGTCATTTGAACTGGAATGCCGGTTTACAGGCGCTGAAGCTGGCGCAAAATCAGGTTTTGCGCTTGCCGGCCGCCGATCCGGCGGCGGCTTTGCTGGCGTGGCAGAACAGCGTGCCGCTGGCCTTGGACAGTTTTAATCAGATCGGTCGTTTGAGTGCCGACGGTGCGCGTGTCGAATTTAACAGCGGCCGTGGTTATCTAAGCTTGCAGGACAATGAATTGCAGGATGTTGTCGCGCCACAGGGCCGCTTTACCGACATGGCGTTCGCGTCGGTCGCGGCCGGCGGCAAGCCGGGCTTCGGCCAACCGGCCGGTGACGGCAGATTGGCTTTGCCGTTCAGTGACGGTATCAATCAGCATGGTTTGCTGCTGTTTCATCTGGCTCGCCGTTGGCAAACCTTTTGTACATGGGGCAATGCGGAGGGTGAGGATGCTGCGTCGCAAATGCCGCTAAGGGCGTGTGTCGACGGCGAGCAGCGAATCTGGCTAATCAGCAATTCCGGTTTGATGTTATGCAGTGGTGAACCTTTGCCCTTGCCGTACACGCCGCAACCGGTGCGCTTCGAACCCGAGCAGGCCAATCCGCACCCCCTACGCCGCATCTGGCAGCAAGCCTTGCCTGATGGGCTGCAAGCGCTGGCGCTATGTTGCGATTTACAGCAGATTTTTATCTTGTGCCACGACGGTATCGGGGCGCAGGCCATAGTGACGCGGCCTCTATCGGCATTGGCCGATGAGCCATTCAAAATCTACGCCTGCCCGGCCGAGTTGCCGTTTGCTATCGACCTGGCGCTGGCGGCCGATTCCTCTTTACCCGACAGCGGCCGGCTGGCGGCTTTGGTGCCGCGCGCGGCGGATGATGCGAAATTCACGCAACGCGATTGCCCGGTGTTGACGCTGCATTGGGATAGTGAAACCAACACCGGCCAGGCCCGCTTGCTCCTCGAGCGATATCCAATGCTGTCGCAAGCCGTGCCGCGTTTTGTCAGCAGCGCCGACGGCCAGTTGCGTTATCAAGCCGAGGCCGATGCGGATTTTCCGGCGATAGCTCCGCGCCCCAGAGAATTGCATGCCTTGCGCCGACCGCAGTTTTTTCTGGAAGGCACGGCCTTATTGCATGAGTTGGATTCCGGCCAAGTCGATACCCAATGGCACCGACTGTATCTGGACGCCTGCATCCCGCCGGGCTGCGATATTCAGATTGCGGTGCGGGTATTTGCCAGCCGGCAGGCGGTGCGGCCCAAGCCCATCGAGCAACCCGCGCCGTTGTGGAACCCGTTGCCGTCCGAACTGCCGTTCGCGGCAAGCCTGGCCGGCCAGCAAGCCGGCACTAGCGGTTTATTCGAGATTTTGTTGCAACAGCCTTCCGGTCGGGTGCGGCAGTTGCGCGGGCGCTATCTGCAAATTCAAGTGACTTTGCGCGGCGACGGCCGGCAAAGTCCGGCCTTGCACGCCATCAGAGTCTATTACCCGCGCTTTTCCTACCAGGAAGCTTATTTTCCGGAATTTTACCGGCAGGAACTCAGTTACGACCCGGTGCAAGCCATCGGTCCGGCCAATGGCGCCGATGTGCGCGAGCGTTTGCTGGCAGCCTTCGAAGGGGTATTGACCCCGCTGGAAGGCCGGATTGCTGCCAGCGAGCAATTGCTGGCGCCCGAGGCAACGCCTGCCGCTAACTTGCCTTGGTTGGCCGAGGCCGTAGGTGGTCAGCTGCCGAGCCACTGGCCGGAAGCCCGGCAGCGGCGCTGGCTACGGGACCTGACCTTGATGCAACAATACAAGGGTACGCTGGCGGCCTTGAATCTGGCTTTGGACATCGTCAGTGACGGCGGTGTGCAGCGCGGCGAAATTGTGGTTTTAGAGAATTTCCGCTTGCGGCGGACCATGGCGACGATCTTGGGCATAGACATGGACGACGGCGATCACCCCTTAACTCTGGGCACCGGCATGAGCGGCAACAGCATCGTCGGCGACAGCTTGATTCTGTCGGAAAGCGATGCCCGGCAATTTCTGGCTTTGTTCGCCCCGGAGCTCGCGACCGCCGACGAAGCGGCCCAGGTCAAAGCGTTTTTTGCAGAATACGCGCACCAGGTCAGCATCTTGCTGCACGGGCGGGCGGTGAGTTTGCGGACTGCTGTGGAAGACATTTTGACGGAACAGCTACCGGCGCACCTGCAATACCGGATCATCGAAACCGAACATCCCTTCGTGCTGGGCATCGCGCCGCTGCTAGGCATGGATACCTTCATCGAAACCGTGCCGCCGTTCCGCCGCGTGACGCTGGACGACACTTATCTGGGCCACGAGGGGATTTTGAAAAACCCGGCGGCATTTTCACCGGAGGACATCAATGCACAGGCTTAG
- a CDS encoding GPW/gp25 family protein, with the protein MRTPVPEILSWPLGNIDADGRLSWTRDDQSIREVMLNILLTRPGERLQRPTFGAGLLNFVHQPNNETTRHLIAGVVRKSLETWEPRVEIDEVQVQASPASVADVHINIRYRLRNSQRPAELGFTLNLSLPA; encoded by the coding sequence ATGCGCACGCCGGTACCCGAGATTTTGAGTTGGCCGCTGGGCAATATCGATGCCGACGGCCGCTTGAGCTGGACCCGCGACGATCAGAGTATCCGCGAGGTGATGTTGAATATCCTGCTGACTCGGCCCGGCGAACGCTTGCAACGCCCGACTTTTGGTGCCGGTTTATTAAACTTCGTGCATCAACCCAATAACGAAACCACCCGCCATCTGATTGCCGGCGTGGTGCGTAAATCGCTGGAGACCTGGGAGCCTAGAGTGGAAATCGACGAAGTGCAAGTGCAGGCCAGTCCGGCCAGCGTCGCCGATGTGCATATCAATATCCGCTACCGGCTGCGTAACAGTCAGCGCCCGGCGGAACTGGGATTCACGCTAAACCTGAGCCTGCCGGCTTGA
- a CDS encoding phage baseplate assembly protein V has protein sequence MNSHALGNLHSLQLGQVTDNADPDSRGRIKVRLLATQMELWASVVAPSAGQGYGASFVPRLEEIVVLAFITPEMPLVLGSVWAGSGSAPAEADPQEDHYVIRTPQETVLDFDDGNGPKVELRTRSGYKISIDEAGGGEIVIERADQSVTLNNSGIAVRSSGSVTVDASTVTINASMVTVNASMSKFSGVVQADTVIATSVVGSSYTPGAGNIW, from the coding sequence ATGAACAGTCACGCCTTGGGTAATCTGCACAGTTTGCAACTTGGGCAAGTCACTGATAACGCGGACCCGGACAGCCGTGGCCGCATCAAGGTGCGTTTGCTGGCGACGCAAATGGAATTATGGGCCAGCGTCGTCGCACCGTCAGCCGGCCAGGGTTATGGCGCCAGTTTTGTGCCGCGCTTGGAAGAAATTGTGGTGCTGGCTTTCATCACCCCGGAAATGCCGTTGGTGCTGGGCAGCGTCTGGGCCGGTAGCGGCAGCGCGCCGGCAGAGGCCGATCCGCAGGAAGATCATTATGTAATCCGCACCCCGCAGGAAACCGTGTTGGATTTCGACGACGGCAATGGCCCGAAAGTGGAGTTGCGTACCCGCTCCGGTTACAAGATTTCGATAGACGAAGCCGGTGGCGGGGAAATCGTTATCGAGCGCGCCGACCAAAGCGTCACCCTTAATAACTCAGGCATTGCAGTGCGCAGCAGCGGCAGCGTCACGGTCGATGCCAGTACGGTGACCATTAACGCCAGCATGGTGACGGTGAATGCCAGTATGTCCAAGTTCAGCGGTGTGGTGCAAGCCGACACAGTGATCGCCACTTCAGTGGTGGGCAGTTCCTACACGCCGGGCGCCGGCAACATTTGGTAA